From the genome of Mucispirillum schaedleri ASF457:
AAAGCAGGTGTGCAGTCATCATATATCCACCTGCTAAACTATGGCTGCGAAAATATCTGTAATCTGTATCACCAAACATTATATAGTAATAGTAGCCTGATAATGTAATTATAAATAAACCTGCAGCAAAAGCTGATACTATATAAGGCAGATATTTCTTATCAATAAAATAAACAGATGTAAAAAAAATAAGCATAGGCCATGGACTTGTTAGACCTTTACCCACTGCTGCATATTCACTGCCTAAAAAAGTAGATAAGAAAGCAGATATCCAGTAAAAAATAAATAAAGTAAAATAAATATCCTTTGTAAAAATATTATATCTATTATCAATAATATAAATGATAAGACATAAAAGTAGAACACCAAGAGCAATTTGAGATAAAGAAATAGAAATATTTAAACAAAAACCTAAAATTATTAAAAATGATGCTGTTGTAATATGAAAATATTTATTTGATATTATTTTAGCCATAAGATACCTTATTGTTTAATATGATTTTATATAATAACCATATATCTTTGTCAAGATTTAAGAAAAAATATTATACTTTTATAAAATCTAAAAACAACTGTAAAAATTAGATAAAATATAAAATCATTTACTTTAAATTAGACTTCTTAACTAACAGGACAAATGTTACACTTTTAGTAAAAAATAAATCTTAACTTAATATAAATCAAGCAATAATTTATTTTCAATAACAATCTCATATGGAGATTTAAAATTTAAGCATGTTTTAGCAGTATTATTATATCTATCTTCATGCTGTTTAAGAGCCTTAATTAATTCATCTTTGGAATAGAATTTATTATTTGCATATAAAATTTTTCCATCCTCTCTATGACTTCTTTCCACCTTTCCATTCTGCCAAGGTGAATAAGGTCTTATTCGTTTAATAGTATATCCTTTCTTTTCAGCTGTCTCTTCAAAATAGCTTTTCTTGTTTGTAACTTCCTTATCATTTACAAACTCATAGCCATTATCCACTTGAATTGTTTTTAGTGGAAAGCCAAATTTACTTTCCAGTTCGTCTAAAAACTTACCTGTTTCAAATGTGCTTTTTTCTTCTACTATTTCTAATACTCTCATTCTGCTGTATTCATCTATCGCTGTTATCTGATAATATTTTTTACCATAGCTGGAAAACATTATACATT
Proteins encoded in this window:
- a CDS encoding DDE-type integrase/transposase/recombinase, which translates into the protein MNKVIITEEMRFRQRLCEYALKKGATKAARKYQVNRMFVYRHLKKYDGTVQSLSFKSRRPRNSPNKHSKEELDLIFNTYAEHGLYGNAEVYVRLLEIGYNRSFGSMCMQIRKKGLKSLNKSKKSYTRYEPITGQYIGDKVQIDIKYVPQECIMFSSYGKKYYQITAIDEYSRMRVLEIVEEKSTFETGKFLDELESKFGFPLKTIQVDNGYEFVNDKEVTNKKSYFEETAEKKGYTIKRIRPYSPWQNGKVERSHREDGKILYANNKFYSKDELIKALKQHEDRYNNTAKTCLNFKSPYEIVIENKLLLDLY